A genome region from Sander vitreus isolate 19-12246 chromosome 21, sanVit1, whole genome shotgun sequence includes the following:
- the LOC144536503 gene encoding uncharacterized protein LOC144536503 isoform X1 yields MNKCPAAINSTASPAGANGSYAKCGQMSEKVSESNPVSLRAQNRDCKSRHSPEHVTTHSQEPREKSSSVSTSNEAARSHQRRWSADFCKCGTSPVITVTKNKKEPQPPQRGVSLLRPHTDSRYSVKRNSCPPIRACSSPSHPSSSTSSSSSTSSCSSPPPVPTSVITGQDPRGWKLRPKYAAASPLARANRLSLQIPLPDIYHEPESSPAADSQSVNTALPDPSPKTKPPVRPKPPRRRHSDSTAFLRSLASPLPVVMLEELSTVRLRPARLLDESDDVFGGGDEEKEVKVNTRPRKIGPAVPEKTAMARQIAQLMAHSHQRCRPVTAGLRVATSCDRERANPRFPG; encoded by the exons ATGAACAAATGTCCCGCTGCTATTAATAGCACTGCTAGCCCAGCAGGTGCTAACGGTAGCTATGCTAAGTGTGGCCAGATGAGTGAAAAAGTGTCTGAATCTAACCCTGTGAGTCTCAGAGCACAGAACAGAGACTGCAAGAGCAGACACAGTCCGGAACACGTCACGACACACAGCCAGGAGCCCAGAGAGAAATCTTCCTCCGTCTCCACCTCGAATGAGGCCGCGCGTTCCCATCAGCGGCGGTGGTCGGCCGACTTTTGCAAGTGTGGGACGTCCCCCGTCATCACTGTGACCAAGAACAAGAAGGAACCCCAGCCTCCTCAGCGTGGAGTATCCCTCCTCCGACCCCACACAGACTCTCGTTATTCAGTCAAACGCAACTCCTGCCCCCCCATCAGGGCCTGTAGCTCACCAAGTCACCCATCCTCCTCTACCTCCTCATCGTCCTCAACTTCTTcctgctcctctcctcctcctgtcccgACATCTGTCATCACAGGCCAAGACCCTCGAGGCTGGAAGCTTCGTCCCAAGTACGCCGCCGCCTCCCCGCTGGCCCGCGCTAACAGGCTGTCTCTGCAGATCCCCCTCCCAGACATCTATCATGAACCCGAGTCCAGTCCCGCTGCTGACTCTCAATCAGTCAACACAGCTCTTCCAGATCCCTCTCCTAAAACCAAACCCCCCGTCAGGCCCAAGCCGCCCCGTCGCCGCCACTCCGACTCCACCGCCTTCCTCAGATCTCTGGCGAGCCCTCTGCCCGTGGTGATGCTCGAGGAGCTCTCCACCGTGCGTCTCCGCCCCGCCAGACTTTTGGATGAGTCCGACGATGTCTTCGGTGGGGGGGATGAAGAGAAGGAGGTGAAGGTGAACACTCGGCCGCGCAAAATAGGGCCAGCTGTTCCCGAGAAAACCGCCATGGCAAGACAAATAGCACAACTGATGGCTCATTCACACCAACGCTGCAGACCGGTTACAG CAGGGCTgcgtgtggccaccagctgcgaCAGGGAGAGGGCCAACCCCCGCTTTCCTGGCTGA
- the LOC144536503 gene encoding uncharacterized protein LOC144536503 isoform X2, translated as MNKCPAAINSTASPAGANGSYAKCGQMSEKVSESNPVSLRAQNRDCKSRHSPEHVTTHSQEPREKSSSVSTSNEAARSHQRRWSADFCKCGTSPVITVTKNKKEPQPPQRGVSLLRPHTDSRYSVKRNSCPPIRACSSPSHPSSSTSSSSSTSSCSSPPPVPTSVITGQDPRGWKLRPKYAAASPLARANRLSLQIPLPDIYHEPESSPAADSQSVNTALPDPSPKTKPPVRPKPPRRRHSDSTAFLRSLASPLPVVMLEELSTVRLRPARLLDESDDVFGGGDEEKEVKVNTRPRKIGPAVPEKTAMARQIAQLMAHSHQRCRPVTGLRVATSCDRERANPRFPG; from the exons ATGAACAAATGTCCCGCTGCTATTAATAGCACTGCTAGCCCAGCAGGTGCTAACGGTAGCTATGCTAAGTGTGGCCAGATGAGTGAAAAAGTGTCTGAATCTAACCCTGTGAGTCTCAGAGCACAGAACAGAGACTGCAAGAGCAGACACAGTCCGGAACACGTCACGACACACAGCCAGGAGCCCAGAGAGAAATCTTCCTCCGTCTCCACCTCGAATGAGGCCGCGCGTTCCCATCAGCGGCGGTGGTCGGCCGACTTTTGCAAGTGTGGGACGTCCCCCGTCATCACTGTGACCAAGAACAAGAAGGAACCCCAGCCTCCTCAGCGTGGAGTATCCCTCCTCCGACCCCACACAGACTCTCGTTATTCAGTCAAACGCAACTCCTGCCCCCCCATCAGGGCCTGTAGCTCACCAAGTCACCCATCCTCCTCTACCTCCTCATCGTCCTCAACTTCTTcctgctcctctcctcctcctgtcccgACATCTGTCATCACAGGCCAAGACCCTCGAGGCTGGAAGCTTCGTCCCAAGTACGCCGCCGCCTCCCCGCTGGCCCGCGCTAACAGGCTGTCTCTGCAGATCCCCCTCCCAGACATCTATCATGAACCCGAGTCCAGTCCCGCTGCTGACTCTCAATCAGTCAACACAGCTCTTCCAGATCCCTCTCCTAAAACCAAACCCCCCGTCAGGCCCAAGCCGCCCCGTCGCCGCCACTCCGACTCCACCGCCTTCCTCAGATCTCTGGCGAGCCCTCTGCCCGTGGTGATGCTCGAGGAGCTCTCCACCGTGCGTCTCCGCCCCGCCAGACTTTTGGATGAGTCCGACGATGTCTTCGGTGGGGGGGATGAAGAGAAGGAGGTGAAGGTGAACACTCGGCCGCGCAAAATAGGGCCAGCTGTTCCCGAGAAAACCGCCATGGCAAGACAAATAGCACAACTGATGGCTCATTCACACCAACGCTGCAGACCGGTTACAG GGCTgcgtgtggccaccagctgcgaCAGGGAGAGGGCCAACCCCCGCTTTCCTGGCTGA